In Alteromonas sp. V450, the following proteins share a genomic window:
- a CDS encoding pirin family protein, with translation MENNGLTSTTKQVTKVVQGISTSDGAGVSLTRIIGQPDLPRLDPFLMLDFFGSDNPGEYIAGFPSHPHRGFQTVTYMLAGKMRHKDSVGNEGVIDAGGIQWMNAGRGIIHEEMPEQEEGLLQGFQLWVNLPANEKMSAPNYQDIQPDLVPLVNAGNASVKVLAGEFDGVQGPVKTTAVAPTFLDINLCKGTTDIEVKSGESAFIYVYDGHVSVESGEQGTRLKQGSLGILSITGSRLSLIADDNAKLIFVSGKPINEPVVQYGPFVMNSQQEIVQAFNDYQNGTLAK, from the coding sequence ATGGAAAACAACGGTTTAACATCTACCACAAAACAGGTCACGAAAGTAGTGCAGGGTATATCGACTAGCGATGGTGCCGGCGTTTCGCTTACGCGCATTATTGGTCAACCGGATTTGCCTCGTCTTGACCCGTTTTTAATGCTGGACTTTTTTGGGTCTGACAACCCCGGTGAGTATATTGCTGGGTTTCCGTCTCATCCTCATAGAGGCTTTCAAACTGTAACCTATATGTTGGCAGGTAAAATGCGCCACAAAGATTCAGTGGGCAATGAGGGTGTTATTGATGCAGGGGGAATACAGTGGATGAACGCGGGAAGGGGGATTATTCACGAAGAAATGCCTGAGCAGGAAGAAGGCTTATTACAGGGCTTCCAACTTTGGGTAAACCTTCCTGCCAACGAAAAAATGAGTGCACCAAACTATCAAGACATCCAACCGGATCTTGTTCCCTTAGTTAACGCAGGCAATGCAAGCGTAAAAGTGTTAGCTGGTGAGTTTGACGGCGTGCAGGGGCCGGTAAAAACAACCGCCGTGGCACCAACGTTTTTAGACATAAACCTATGTAAAGGAACTACTGATATTGAGGTGAAATCGGGTGAGTCTGCCTTTATTTACGTTTATGACGGGCACGTCAGCGTAGAGAGCGGTGAGCAAGGCACTCGTTTAAAACAGGGATCTCTTGGAATTTTATCTATAACAGGTTCACGGTTATCACTGATTGCTGATGATAACGCTAAACTCATTTTTGTTTCGGGGAAGCCTATCAACGAGCCAGTCGTTCAATACGGCCCTTTTGTAATGAATTCGCAACAAGAGATAGTACAAGCTTTCAATGATTATCAAAACGGCACGTTGGCAAAATAG
- a CDS encoding phosphomannomutase (capsular polysaccharide biosynthesis protein; catalyzes the formation of D-mannose 6-phosphate from alpha-D-mannose 1-phosphate), with product MATPINCFKAYDIRGELNSQLTEEVAYRIGYAFTQELNAKTVVVGSDVRLTSTPLKLALSAGIVDAGASVTDIGMAGTEEIYFATKHLGVDGGIEVTASHNPINYNGMKLVKSGSVPISGDTGLNAIKEKAEALEESFVSERLAHYTEGALIDADAFFNGTAHVKEDKLSETDKYAVKSCMSDYVSHMLSYVNLSNFTPLKVVVNAGNGAAGPALDAIEKEMKVQGVPIEFVKVHHNADGTFPNGIPNPLLPENRADTADAVRASGADFGIAWDGDFDRCFLFDAEGNFIEGYYIVGLLAEAFIEKDTNSKIIYDPRVYWNTEDIINTAGGTPIKSKTGHAFIKERMRKEDAVYGGEMSAHHYFRDFAYCDSGMIPWLLIAELVCVKKQTLASMVKARIEAFPSSGEINSKLNDADAALTRVTDKYKPLASVVDTTDGLGLEFGSWRFNLRKSNTEPVIRLNVESKGDIALMEQKTEEVLALIRAE from the coding sequence ATGGCAACCCCAATCAACTGCTTCAAAGCTTACGATATTCGCGGCGAATTAAATTCACAGTTAACCGAGGAGGTAGCGTACCGAATCGGTTATGCCTTTACTCAAGAGCTCAATGCAAAAACAGTTGTTGTTGGCAGCGATGTTCGTCTTACGTCAACACCATTAAAATTAGCGCTAAGCGCAGGTATTGTAGATGCTGGGGCTAGCGTGACTGATATTGGCATGGCGGGAACCGAAGAAATTTACTTTGCTACGAAGCATTTGGGTGTAGACGGGGGGATAGAAGTCACCGCTAGCCATAACCCTATTAATTACAACGGTATGAAACTGGTGAAGTCAGGCTCTGTTCCAATTAGTGGCGATACTGGCCTTAACGCGATAAAAGAGAAAGCGGAAGCACTAGAAGAGAGCTTCGTTTCAGAGCGATTAGCACACTACACTGAGGGTGCATTGATTGATGCAGATGCGTTTTTTAACGGTACGGCCCATGTAAAAGAAGACAAGCTTTCTGAAACTGATAAATATGCGGTTAAATCGTGTATGTCTGACTATGTTTCTCACATGCTTTCTTACGTTAATTTGAGCAATTTTACGCCGTTAAAAGTGGTGGTTAATGCAGGTAATGGTGCCGCAGGCCCCGCGCTAGACGCTATTGAAAAAGAAATGAAAGTGCAGGGTGTTCCGATAGAGTTTGTGAAAGTACATCACAATGCAGATGGCACATTTCCAAACGGTATACCCAACCCACTTTTGCCAGAAAATCGTGCTGACACTGCTGATGCAGTTAGAGCTTCAGGGGCGGATTTCGGTATTGCATGGGATGGTGACTTCGATCGCTGTTTTCTGTTTGATGCGGAAGGTAATTTCATTGAAGGGTATTATATTGTTGGCTTGCTCGCCGAAGCATTTATTGAAAAAGACACCAACAGTAAAATTATTTATGACCCGCGAGTATATTGGAACACGGAAGACATTATCAATACTGCTGGCGGAACACCCATAAAATCTAAAACTGGCCACGCGTTTATTAAAGAGCGTATGCGCAAAGAAGACGCCGTGTATGGTGGCGAAATGAGCGCACACCACTATTTTAGAGATTTTGCCTATTGCGATTCAGGCATGATCCCTTGGTTGCTCATTGCTGAGTTGGTGTGTGTGAAAAAACAAACGCTAGCGAGTATGGTAAAAGCGCGAATTGAAGCGTTTCCATCTTCCGGTGAAATTAACAGTAAACTCAACGATGCTGACGCGGCGTTAACGCGCGTTACTGATAAGTACAAGCCACTGGCTAGTGTAGTTGATACCACTGATGGTCTGGGCCTGGAATTTGGCTCATGGCGCTTTAACTTGCGTAAATCAAACACAGAACCTGTTATTCGTCTAAATGTTGAAAGTAAAGGTGATATTGCGTTGATGGAACAAAAGACTGAAGAGGTTCTTGCACTGATACGTGCAGAATAA
- a CDS encoding DUF3429 domain-containing protein has product MPYSAVFLGIAGLIPFAAMPLAYQLNLLSLTQSAVYFVQYSAVLLSFFGGIHWWDAISNQRYDKQMVIAMLPTIIGWLCLVFSHDVKVFGVLSLSYVSVLIYDKFTLSLPKDQVVSYISLRMGLTSVVVICHAWMIYLVA; this is encoded by the coding sequence ATGCCCTATTCTGCAGTGTTTCTAGGTATTGCTGGTCTCATACCTTTTGCAGCTATGCCACTGGCTTATCAACTTAATCTATTATCGCTTACGCAAAGTGCAGTTTATTTTGTGCAGTATTCAGCCGTATTGTTGTCTTTTTTTGGTGGTATTCACTGGTGGGACGCGATAAGCAATCAACGATATGACAAACAGATGGTTATCGCCATGTTACCAACAATTATTGGTTGGCTTTGTCTTGTCTTCTCACACGATGTGAAGGTGTTTGGTGTGTTGTCGTTGAGCTATGTGTCTGTACTCATTTACGACAAGTTTACCCTTAGCCTTCCTAAAGACCAGGTTGTAAGTTATATCAGCTTGCGAATGGGGTTAACGAGCGTGGTTGTTATCTGTCACGCATGGATGATTTACTTAGTCGCTTAG